The window AGGAAAGAGCAATTCAGCCCCGGCCCCGCCCCGGCCCGCCGCGACTCAAAAAAAAACTGAATCCGCCACGCTGAACCCTGCCGTATCGGCCCCTCAGCGCCAAATACATACGGCTAAATCAGCAGCCGACTCAGCGGGAAAGTCTTCTTCATCGCCCAGCAGGAATGCAACTGCGCCATCCGGCCCGGTTGCTCCACCAATCCCTGAGCCCACCGGCCCTGATGCCATGATGGCCCAGCGAGCGAACTCACAAAACCACGCTCCGCCCCCATCCGAGTCAAAGAATGGTCAAGCTGCGACAATACGCGACTCTTTGGCGGCACAGCAGGACGAGGCCCCCCACAAGGTTCAGGTGCACCCTCACCAAAAAGATATCAGGCGCCACTGGCCCGACTTCCTTGCCCACGTAAAGAGCCAGGTAGTATGGATCGCCCAGGCGCTCAACAGGGCAAAAGTCAAAGAAGTCGGCAACGAGCTGCAACTCCATTACGACGATCCAGCCGATTGTTCGCTGCTAAAACAAAAAGCCAACAAAAATCAGCTTACCGAGTTTGTCCTTGATTTTTTTCAGAAAGAACTCACCGTACGTTTTATACTTCCTGATGTTGAAGACACCACGGAAGATGGTGGCGATGAAACTCCCCACCAGAAGCGTCAACAACTCGCCCAGGATCCACTGACCATCATGACCGCAGAGATTTTTCACGGCCAGGTAGGTGACATTCGCATTGGGCGCAAAAACAATTAATCAAAATTTATAATATAGGATAGTACCCATGGACATGAGCAAGATCATGGAACAGGCCCAGCAGATGCAGGAACGCATGAAACAGATTCAGGACGATCTGGCCAAAAAGGCAATCATCGGTTCTGCTGGAGGTGGCATGGTTCAGGTAACCGTAAACGGCCAGGGCGATGTATTGAAAGTGGAAATCGAACCACAACTCATTTCTGCCGATGAATCCCAAATGCTGCAGGACCTTATCGTTGCAGCAACCAACGACGGTCTCCGTAAGGCAAAGGATCTCAGCAAGCAGGAACTTGGCCAACTGACAGGCGGCCTCGACCTGCCCGGTCTCACCAACTTTATGCGATAAGCAAAAGGCTCTGTATGCAGGTTATTCCTCCGGCTCTGGAAAGGCTTATTGAAGATCTTGCCAAGCTGCCCGGTATCGGCAAAAAAACCGCCACCAGGCTTGCCCTGAACGTACTGAGAAGGCCACCGGGCTATGCCCATGAGCTATCCGAAGCACTGCAGGCGCTGCACGCCTCCATCCAGCTCTGCTCCTGTTGCTTCACTTTTTCCGAAAGCGACCCATGCGCTGTCTGCTCCGATCCCAAAAGAGACGCCAGCCTGGTCTGTGTTGTGGAAGAACCGGGTGACCTGATGGCTATTGAGAAAACCGCCAGTTTCCGTGGTCACTACCACATCCTGCATGGCGTACTTTCCCCCATTGACGGTATAGGCCCCGATGAATTAAAGATCAGAGAACTCATTGCCAGAATCAATAACGGCAGTGTGCGAGAAGTGCTGATCGCTACCAGTTCGACCGTGCCGGGTGAGGCCACTGCCTCGTACCTTATAGACCTGCTTGCCAACGGTCCGGTAAATGTAACCCGGCTCGCCTGTGGTATTCCAATGGGGATGGATATAAAGTATGCTGATAAACATACACTGGCGAGAGCAATAGAGAGTCGGTCTGCTGCAAAATGAAAAAACGCTTTAAAAACCATAGCAGCTATCATTTTTTCTTGACACCGGCTCTGATACTTGGTAATTCAAGCGCGTTCTTTGCAACACCCCATAGCGATAGGGGTAGCATTGAACCACCCAACAAAATGGATACGCAGGCGCGTAGCTCAGTGGGAGAGCGCCACCTTGACGTGGTGGATGTCGTGGGTTCAATCCCCTCCGCGCCTACCAAATAAAAGGCTAAAGTAGAACGACCTTCCCAGATTGTCGTTGTTCTTTAGCCTTTCTTTTTTATACGGGAAGGGAAAACAATGTCAGACATCGCTGTTTCAAT of the Desulfosediminicola ganghwensis genome contains:
- a CDS encoding YbaB/EbfC family nucleoid-associated protein, with the protein product MDMSKIMEQAQQMQERMKQIQDDLAKKAIIGSAGGGMVQVTVNGQGDVLKVEIEPQLISADESQMLQDLIVAATNDGLRKAKDLSKQELGQLTGGLDLPGLTNFMR
- the recR gene encoding recombination mediator RecR; this translates as MQVIPPALERLIEDLAKLPGIGKKTATRLALNVLRRPPGYAHELSEALQALHASIQLCSCCFTFSESDPCAVCSDPKRDASLVCVVEEPGDLMAIEKTASFRGHYHILHGVLSPIDGIGPDELKIRELIARINNGSVREVLIATSSTVPGEATASYLIDLLANGPVNVTRLACGIPMGMDIKYADKHTLARAIESRSAAK